A part of Streptomyces sp. NBC_01497 genomic DNA contains:
- a CDS encoding ABC transporter permease: protein MLQFLIRRTFGAVLILILISAITYFMFFAIPQDPATLACGKNCTPDALAIVRRNLGTDQPVYLQYWHYVVGIVMGRVQGGSHCPAPCLGISFANGQNVWSTILDRFPLTLSLMVGGAAVFLVVGLGAGMLAAWKKGSLVDKVFSGGSLVLSSFQIYFLGPLVMLALVFSTGWLDKPSYTPITENPVAWFTGLIIPWAVMATIFTAQYTRMSRSSMIEQLQEEHVRAARAKGMSAKYVFFRYAWRGSLIPIITILGIDIGALFGGGIVTEVTFDLAGVGRLARDSVIQKDLPTTLGVMLFSSAFILLCNIVVDACYALIDPRVRLS from the coding sequence ATGCTTCAATTCCTCATTCGCCGGACGTTCGGCGCCGTCCTGATCCTCATATTGATCAGTGCGATCACGTACTTCATGTTCTTCGCCATCCCGCAGGACCCGGCGACGCTGGCGTGCGGCAAGAACTGCACCCCGGACGCGCTGGCGATTGTCCGCAGGAACCTCGGCACCGACCAGCCCGTGTACCTCCAGTACTGGCACTACGTGGTGGGCATCGTCATGGGACGCGTCCAGGGCGGCAGCCACTGCCCCGCGCCGTGCCTCGGCATCTCCTTCGCGAACGGCCAGAACGTCTGGTCGACGATCCTCGACCGCTTCCCGCTGACGCTCTCCCTGATGGTCGGCGGCGCGGCCGTCTTCCTGGTTGTCGGCCTCGGTGCCGGCATGCTGGCCGCCTGGAAGAAGGGCAGCCTGGTCGACAAGGTGTTCAGCGGCGGCTCGCTGGTGCTCAGTTCGTTCCAGATCTACTTCCTCGGCCCGCTGGTGATGCTCGCGCTGGTGTTCTCCACCGGCTGGCTCGACAAACCCTCGTACACGCCGATCACCGAGAATCCGGTCGCCTGGTTCACGGGGCTGATCATCCCCTGGGCGGTCATGGCGACGATCTTCACGGCGCAGTACACCCGTATGTCACGCTCCTCGATGATCGAGCAGCTCCAGGAGGAGCACGTACGGGCGGCCCGCGCCAAGGGCATGTCCGCGAAGTACGTGTTCTTCCGGTACGCCTGGCGCGGTTCACTGATCCCGATCATCACGATCCTCGGTATCGACATCGGCGCCCTGTTCGGCGGTGGCATCGTCACCGAGGTCACCTTCGACCTCGCCGGCGTCGGCAGGCTCGCCCGTGACTCGGTGATCCAGAAGGACCTGCCCACGACCCTGGGTGTGATGCTGTTCAGCTCCGCCTTCATCCTGCTGTGCAACATCGTCGTGGACGCGTGCTACGCGCTCATCGACCCGCGCGTACGGCTGTCCTAG
- a CDS encoding ABC transporter substrate-binding protein produces the protein MRIFGSRRTQAAVIAVAAGSLALTACGGSDGGSKGQPKTQTQSDAKKLSQPVAFGDAQQSTGPAPAEAGAHSGGTMQVYQQADFSHLDPGQTYVSDGKVLDRLLQRGLTQYSQDASGKLTVVGDLATDSGKQTDGGKTWTYTLKDGIKDQNGNAITSATIRHSVERLYASFETDGPTYLQQWLSGAGTTYRKALPGGGYDGKHLPDSVLATPDAKTIVFHFKTAEPDLPQALTMPGYSAVPIKGDTKQKYDQMPLSTGPYKIADYKPGKSMTLVKNPQWDPKTDSVRHQYVNGFNIQVNVQNEDQTKSILADRGTDQNAMQWTGAVETTQVPNVTGSKAAMARTIQGYQPYVWQMNFNMDRIKDKRIRDAITYAMPSAQIYKLDGGAFGGEVANSLLAPTVPGFDAKYDPFGKLKKPNGDLVKAKALIKAAHAEGKKVVYAYANTQIRQQQSVIITNMLKAIGLDPVTKEVDNQSWYEQMGKLKNGMDLYMTGWGQDWPSASTVIPPTYDGSNLQDGSSDYSHINDPKVNADIAAAEKITDPTKAQAAWAAINKDIMERVNPAAPVYYTKTFQIFGSNVGGLRYSNDSNEVDVTQVFLKK, from the coding sequence CCAGGCTGCGGTCATAGCCGTTGCCGCAGGGTCGCTGGCGCTCACCGCGTGCGGCGGCAGCGACGGGGGCAGCAAGGGGCAGCCCAAGACGCAGACCCAGTCGGACGCGAAGAAGCTGAGCCAGCCGGTTGCCTTCGGCGATGCCCAGCAGTCCACGGGGCCGGCCCCCGCGGAGGCCGGTGCCCACAGCGGCGGCACCATGCAGGTCTACCAGCAGGCCGACTTCTCGCACCTGGACCCGGGCCAGACCTACGTCAGTGACGGCAAGGTCCTCGACCGCCTGCTGCAGCGCGGTCTGACGCAGTACTCCCAGGACGCCAGCGGCAAGCTCACCGTGGTCGGCGACCTCGCCACCGACTCCGGCAAGCAGACCGACGGCGGCAAGACCTGGACGTACACGCTGAAGGACGGCATCAAGGACCAGAACGGCAACGCGATCACGTCGGCCACCATCCGGCACTCGGTCGAGCGGCTGTACGCGTCCTTCGAGACCGACGGCCCGACGTACCTCCAGCAGTGGCTCTCCGGCGCCGGCACCACGTACCGCAAGGCCCTCCCGGGCGGCGGCTACGACGGCAAGCACCTGCCCGACTCGGTGCTCGCCACGCCCGACGCGAAGACCATCGTCTTCCACTTCAAGACGGCGGAGCCCGACCTGCCGCAGGCGCTCACGATGCCCGGCTACTCGGCCGTGCCGATCAAGGGCGACACGAAGCAGAAGTACGACCAGATGCCGCTGTCGACCGGTCCTTACAAGATCGCGGACTACAAGCCCGGCAAGTCGATGACGCTGGTCAAGAACCCGCAGTGGGACCCGAAGACGGACTCGGTGCGCCACCAGTACGTCAACGGGTTCAACATCCAGGTCAACGTCCAGAACGAGGACCAGACCAAGTCGATCCTCGCGGACCGCGGCACGGACCAGAACGCCATGCAGTGGACCGGTGCCGTCGAGACCACGCAGGTCCCGAACGTGACCGGCAGCAAGGCCGCCATGGCCCGCACGATCCAGGGCTACCAGCCCTACGTGTGGCAGATGAACTTCAACATGGACCGCATCAAGGACAAGCGGATCCGTGACGCCATCACGTACGCCATGCCGAGCGCCCAGATCTACAAGCTCGACGGTGGCGCGTTCGGTGGCGAGGTGGCCAACAGCCTGCTGGCCCCGACCGTCCCCGGCTTCGACGCGAAGTACGACCCCTTCGGCAAGCTGAAGAAGCCCAACGGTGACCTCGTCAAGGCCAAGGCCCTGATCAAGGCCGCGCACGCCGAGGGCAAGAAGGTCGTCTACGCCTACGCGAACACCCAGATCCGCCAGCAGCAGTCGGTGATCATCACCAACATGCTGAAGGCGATCGGTCTCGACCCCGTCACCAAGGAGGTCGACAACCAGAGCTGGTACGAGCAGATGGGCAAGCTCAAGAACGGCATGGACCTCTACATGACCGGTTGGGGTCAGGACTGGCCGTCCGCCTCCACCGTCATCCCGCCGACGTACGACGGGTCCAACCTGCAGGACGGGTCCTCGGACTACTCGCACATCAACGACCCGAAGGTCAACGCCGACATCGCGGCCGCTGAGAAGATCACCGACCCGACGAAGGCCCAGGCGGCCTGGGCGGCGATCAACAAGGACATCATGGAGCGGGTCAACCCGGCCGCCCCGGTCTACTACACCAAGACGTTCCAGATCTTCGGATCCAACGTCGGTGGGCTGCGCTACTCGAACGACTCGAACGAGGTCGACGTGACGCAGGTCTTCCTGAAGAAGTAA